A part of Pseudomonas sp. HR96 genomic DNA contains:
- a CDS encoding phage holin family protein, with the protein MSQVELLTAFSLSWGYIVIAIIGGVLGYLMRKRKARQKISLGETALQGVAAGFAGGLILLIGRLAGLPPEMCAVLVGLCGWLGADATLMLLQTYVYDKLKLSKPRGEKERN; encoded by the coding sequence ATGAGTCAGGTCGAGCTGCTGACCGCATTTTCCCTGTCGTGGGGGTATATCGTGATCGCAATCATCGGTGGCGTACTGGGCTACTTGATGCGCAAGCGCAAGGCCCGGCAAAAGATATCGCTGGGGGAAACTGCGCTGCAGGGGGTGGCAGCCGGGTTTGCCGGCGGCCTCATCCTGTTGATCGGCAGGTTGGCGGGCTTGCCGCCCGAGATGTGCGCCGTGCTGGTAGGGCTCTGCGGCTGGCTCGGCGCCGATGCGACGCTGATGCTCCTGCAGACCTACGTCTACGACAAACTGAAACTGAGCAAACCGAGGGGTGAAAAAGAACGCAATTGA
- a CDS encoding SDR family oxidoreductase — translation MTSTVFITGATSGFGEACARRFAEAGWSLILTGRREERLQALAAELSQQTAVHTLVLDVRDRQAMEAAIAGLPPQFDKIAGLINNAGLALGTDPAPKCDLDDWDTMVDTNIKGLIYSTRLLLPRLIAHGKGAGIVNLGSVAGNYPYPGSHVYGGTKAFVGQFSLNLRCDLQGTGVRVTNLEPGMCESEFSLVRFGGDQAKYDATYAGADPIQPQDIAETIYWIMTQPPHININSLEIMPVSQSWAGFAVERKK, via the coding sequence ATGACTTCCACTGTGTTTATCACCGGTGCCACTTCCGGATTCGGCGAAGCCTGCGCCCGGCGCTTTGCCGAGGCGGGGTGGTCGTTGATCCTCACCGGCCGCCGTGAGGAGCGTCTGCAAGCGCTGGCCGCCGAGTTGTCGCAGCAGACGGCGGTGCACACCCTGGTGCTCGACGTGCGCGACCGCCAGGCCATGGAGGCCGCCATCGCCGGCCTGCCCCCGCAGTTCGACAAGATAGCGGGCCTGATCAACAACGCCGGGCTGGCCCTGGGCACCGACCCGGCGCCCAAGTGCGACCTGGACGACTGGGACACCATGGTCGACACCAACATCAAGGGCCTGATCTACAGCACCCGCCTGCTGTTGCCGCGGCTGATCGCCCACGGCAAGGGCGCCGGCATCGTCAACCTGGGCTCGGTGGCCGGCAACTATCCCTACCCGGGCAGCCATGTGTACGGCGGCACCAAGGCCTTCGTCGGGCAGTTTTCGCTGAACCTGCGCTGCGACCTGCAAGGCACCGGCGTGCGCGTGACCAACCTGGAACCGGGCATGTGCGAGAGCGAGTTCTCGCTGGTGCGCTTTGGCGGCGACCAGGCCAAGTACGACGCCACCTACGCCGGCGCCGACCCGATTCAGCCGCAGGACATCGCCGAGACCATCTACTGGATCATGACCCAGCCGCCGCACATCAATATCAACAGCCTGGAAATCATGCCAGTTTCGCAAAGCTGGGCCGGGTTTGCGGTAGAGCGCAAGAAATAA